GAACCGCATCACCGCACAGATGATCGCCGAAGACAAATTCGGCCTGAAGGGTTTCAAGGGCATCGAGTCCAGCGAGGCCGGCATGCTGACGGCGGTCAAGCGTGCCGTGCAGAAGAACGAGTGGGTGGTGTTCGCCGGCTGGAAGCCGCATCCGATGAACCTGCAGATCGACATGCGCTACCTCTCCGGCAGCGACGACGCCTTCGGCCCCAACGAAGGCTCGGCCACCGTCTCGATCATGACCGCAGCCGGTTACCAGCAACAATGCGGCAACGTCGCCAAGCTGCTGCACAACCTGCGCTTTACCAGCGAAGGTGTCAGCCAGGTCATGGAGCCGATCCTCGACCGCAAAGCGCCGCTCGATGCCGCTCGAGACTGGCTCAAGGCGCACCCCGAGCAGGTCTCGGCCTGGCTCGAGGGCGTGACCACATTCGACGGCAAGCCCGCCAATGCAGCATTGGTCGCGCAACAGTAATGCAGCGCTACCCTCTCTCGGCCGACATGCAGGCCTTCATCGAGCGGACCCGCGCCTTCGGCGTGGCCGATCCTGCACTGGCAGCCCAGCGCGCGGCCTATTCGCGCATGGCCGCAGCCTTCACCCCGCCATGCCCGGAAGGCGTGCAGGTGCGAGATTTGAATATGCCGGGACTGGTGCCGTTGCGCGTGTTCCAACCGGCACAAGCAGCACCGGCCGGAGGGTGGCCAGCGCTGCTATTTATGCATGGTGGTGGCTGGATGCTTGGTGGGCTCGACTCACACGCATTCTTCTGCGCCGAACTGACGGCGCGCTTGGGAGTGGCGGTGGTCGCGGTGGATTACCGACTCGCGCCGGAACACCCCTTCCCCGCCGCCCTGCACGACAGCCTCGCCGTCTGGCGCGCCCTGCGCGATGGCGCGCTGGATGTACCGGTTGACCCCACACGACTGGTAGCCATCGGCGACAGCGCCGGGGGCAATCTCGCCGCCGCCCTGTGCCTGGCACTGCGTGAAGCGGATGAGCCGCAGCCGCGCATGCAGGCGCTGATCTATCCAGCGCTGGGTGACGAGGACAGCGTGTCGCGACGCGAATGTGCCGATGCACCGCTGTTGTCTGTCGACGACATGCACGCCTGCCTGAACGTCTATCTGCCCTCTACCACTCACAGCCCGCTGGCGCTGCCATTGCTCGCCCGCGACCTCACAAGGCTGGCGCCCGCTTTCATTGCCGTGGCCGAATTCGACCCACTGCGCGATGACGGCCTGCGCTATGCACAACGGTTGAGAGACGACGGAGTGGCGGTCGATGACTTCCCAGGCCATGGACTGGTCCATGGCTGCCTGCGGGCCAGGGGGTTGCCGGAGGTGGAGGCACTGTACGAGGCGCTGTTTGCAGCGCTCAGGAACAGCCTCGATTGAGCCCCTTTTACCGAGACCGCCCGACCTGAAAGCGTGGGCTAGTCCCGCGAGGGAGGCGCCTACCTAATGAAAGTTTCATGTTTTGACCCATGCTCTTTCTGCAAGAATCTTTAGTTACAACCTCTTACAAAGATTCGCTGAATAGCTGGAGCACGTGATGAATCCCCCCCTCCCTGCCAAAGCACCGTCCAAAGCCGGAAGAGTCTTCCGGGTGACCTCCGGCAATTTTCTCGAACAGTTCGACTTCTTCCTGTTCGGTTTCTACGCCACCCAGATCGCTGCCGCGTTCTTCCCTGCCAGCAACGAATTCGCCTCATTGATGATGACCTTCGCCGTATTCGGCGCAGGCTTCCTGATGCGCCCGCTGGGGGCGATCATCCTCGGCGCCTACATCGATGACGTCGGCAGACGCAAAGGCCTGATCGTGACCTTGGCGATCATGGCCAGCGGTACCTTGCTGATCGTGTTCGTGCCCGGCTATGCCAGCATCGGCCTGTGGGCGCCGGCCCTGGTATTGCTCGGCAGGCTGCTGCAAGGGTTCTCGGCGGGTGCCGAGCTCGGTGGTGTTTCTGTTTACCTGGCAGAGATGGCCACGCCCGGGCGCAAAGGCTTCTACGCCAGTTGGCAATCGGCCAGCCAGCAGGTCTCCATCATGGTTGCCGCTGCCCTGGGCTATGGCCTGAATCAGTGGTTGTCCGCCGAGGAGTTGTCCCAGTGGGGATGGCGGATTCCCTTTGCCGTGGGCTGCCTGATCGTCCCGTGCATCTTCCTGCTGCGCCGCAACTTGCAGGAGACCGAAGAGTTCGCCAAACGCGAGCACCGCCCGACCATGAGCCAGGTGTTCAAGACACTGTGCGCCAACGCATCGGTGGTGATCCTGGGCATGCTGATGGTGGCCATGACCACCACCGCCTTCTACATGATCACCGTGTACGCCCCGACCTTTGGCAAAACCGTACTGCAGCTCGATACCAGTGACGCATTGATGGTGACCTTGCTGGTCGCCGTGTCCAACTTCCTGTGGCTGCCGATCGGCGGCACGTTGAGCGATCGCCTGGGACGCAAACCGCTGCTGGCGGCGATGTCCCTGCTGACCGTGCTCACGGCATATCCTGCGCTGTCGTACCTAGCCCAGGCCCCCAGCTTCGCTCACATGCTGGAGGTGCTGCTGTGGTTCTCGTGCCTCTATGGCGTGTACAACGGCGCACTGATCCCGGCCCTGACCGAAATCATGCCCACCGAAGTGCGTGTTGCCGGATTCTCCCTGGCTTATAGCCTCGCCACCGCGGTGTTCGGCGGCTTCACCCCGGCGGTGTCCACCTGGGCGATCCATGCCACGTCAGACAAGGCCGCCCCGGCTTACTGGCTGATGTTCGCAGCGCTGTGTGCGTTCACTGCAACGCTTGTGCTGTATCGCCGTCGGCCTGCCCGCAGCACGGCTGTTGCCTGAGGGTGTGACGGATCTTTACGAGTGCTGTGCAGAGCGCTGGAAAGTAACTCCGCATAACCGAAAAAGCGCGCCCGAGAATCTCGGGCGCGCTTTCGGCTTAGTCCTGGTTCATTCTAACTGTAGGAGCGGGCTGGTCCCGCGATGGGGGCGCCGCCGTCGGCAAAGATCCATAGCGATCTACTGGCATCCTGGTCAAAGCCATCCTGACCAGGCCTCTGGCCGCAGCCAGCTCCTGACCCATAACACAAGGCAATCATCGGTCTGCAATGCTCAAGGCAACACCCAGATCCTGAGCAACCTGTTTCAAAAGGAATTCGAGTTTCAGTTATCGAAGTGGCCTGTCAAAGCCGGTCGTTGAATTGGCAACGACCCGGCGCGACTATAGGCCGAAGCGCTGATATCTGCCGCAAACTCTCGAGAGCCTCGAGCCTACCTATCGTCGAATTTTGCCCATAAAAAAGCCCCGCTGATTTTCATCAGCGGGGCTTTTAGGTATGGCGGAGAGATAGGGATTTGAACCCTAGGTACTGTTGCCAGTACAACGGATTTCGAATCCGTCCCGTTCGACCACTCCGGCATCTCTCCAGTGGCGCGCATCATACCAGCGTTTTCGTTTCTGGCAAACCTTTTTCGAAAAAAATTCGCGTGGTATCAGGCGCTTGCGTGAGCGTGCGGGTTACAGCGGCACGCCCAGGCGCTTGGCGACTTCTTCGTAGGCTTCGATGACATCGCCCAGACCCTGGCGGAAGCGGTCCTTGTCCATCTTCTTGCGGGTTTCCTTGTCCCACAGGCGGCAGCCGTCAGGGCTGAACTCGTCGCCCAGGACGATCTGACCGTGGAATACGCCGAACTCCAGCTTGAAGTCGACCAGCAGCAGGCCAGCGTCATCGAACAGCTTGCTCAGCACTTCGTTGACCTTCAGCGACAGCTTCTTCATCTCGACCAACTGCTCGGCGGTGCCCCAGCCGAACGCGACAACGTGGGATTCGTTGATGAAGGGGTCGCCCTTCTCGTCGTTCTTCAGGAACAGCTCGAAGGTCGAAGGGGTCAGCTGGATGCCTTCCTCGACGCCCAGGCGCTTGACCAGGCTGCCGGCCGCGTAGTTACGCACGACGCACTCGACCGGGATCATGTCCAGCTTCTTGACCAGGCACTCGTTGTCGCCCAGCAGCTTGTCGAACTGGGTCGGCACGCCGGCCTCTTCGAGCTTCTGCATGATGAAGGCGTTGAACTTGTTGTTGACCATGCCCTTGCGGTCCAGCTGCTCGATGCGCTTGCCGTCGAACGCCGAGGTGTCGTTACGGAACAGCAGGATCAAGCGGTCGGCGTCGTCGGTCTTGTAAACCGATTTGGCCTTGCCGCGGTAGAGTTCGTCGCGTTTTTCCATGATGGGCTCCGCTTGCTTGAGTGGTTGGGCTAGGCGATTTCGCGCCAGTCGAGCCCGTGTTCCTGATTCGCCACCTGGAGCCAGTCCGGATCGCACCCCAAGGTGTCGACGAAGCACTGACGGGCCAGTTGTGGCAGGTTGTTCTTGCTGCTGAGGTGGGCCAGCACCAGGTGTTGCAGGTGCTTCCAGCCCAGCTCGGCCACCAGGTTGGCAGCCTGGTGGTTGTTCAGATGTCCTTGGCTGCCGCCAACCCGCTGCTTGAGAAAGTACGGGTAGTGCCCGCGTGCGAGCAGGTCACGGCAGTGATTGGCCTCGATCAGCAACGCGTCGAGGCCCTGGTAACGCTCCAGCAGGTACGTATCGTAGCTGCCCAGGTCTGTGAGCATGCCGAAACGCCGGCGCCCGTCACTGATCACGTATTGCAGGGGTTCGAACGCATCGTGCTCGACCCGCGCGGCACTGACCTGCAGGCTGCCGATGTCCAGTACGTCCCCACAACCGAGAAAACCGGCGACCTCCACCGGCTTGCGCATGCCGCGCAAGGTCCCTTGGCTGAGGTAGACCGGTACATTGTAGCGCCGCGACAGCAACCCGACGCCATGCACGTGGTCGGCATGTTCGTGGGTCACCAGCACGGCGCTCAGTTGTGCTGGCGACACCCCGAGCAGCGCCAGGCGCCGCTCGGTCTCGCGCAGGGAGAACCCGCAATCGACCAGGACGAAGGTATCGTCACTGGCGATCAGCGTGCCATTTCCTTGGCTACCGCTTCCCAGTACCGCGAAGCGCACTTAGCCCAGACGGTCCTGGATCGCGCTCAGCACGCGGCGGGCCACATCGGCCGGGGCCACGGTGTTGATGTTCTTCTCCACGGTAACCTGGACCGACTCGCCCACCTTGCTCAAGCGAACCTGGTAGCGCTCGGCACGTGCCTCACGCTCTTCCTTGCTCGGCGCGCTGCCGAACAGGCGGCTGAAGAAGCCCGGCTCGTTCTGCTTGTCCTCGGGTTTCTCCGACAGGTTGATGTAGTACAGGCCCAGGCTGCGGTTGATGTCCTCGACACGCCATTCGCCCTGCTCCAGGGCGCGGCCTACACCAGACCAGGCGCGGTCCAGGTCCGAGCCCAGGAACAGCACCGGGTTGCCGCTGCCGTCTTCGCTCAGGCTGACCTGGCTTGGGGCATCGAAATCGCGTGCCGCCAGCAGCGACACCGAACCGCCCTTCTCGGCGCTGCGGTTCATGCTGGCCAGCAGCTCGTCGACCAGCAGCGCATCGACGCCGGTGTTGGTCGAAGTGCTCGGGAAATCAGGCTCGGCAGTGCTGCCGGCCGGGCGCTCGACACTGACCACGTACACCTCGGAGGTATTGCGCTGCACGCCAGGCTCCATGCGCACACGGACGCGCACTTCGCTGTCCGGGCTGCTAGAGGTGCTGGCCAGACGCTGGCCGAGCGAGGCGGACAATTCGTCGAAACGCTGCCAGGTGGTGTTGAATTCACCGGTCTGCGGACGCTCTTGCGCGACGCGGAAACCGTTGTCTTCGAAGTATTGGCGGGCGACCGGCCAGACTTCGGCCGGCGAGCGCTGGGCCAGCACCCAGCGGTTGGCGCCGCTGCGCTGCAGGGTGAAATCGCTGACGTCGGCGCTGGCCGACAGCGGCTGCGGACGCGGCACTTCGAACTCGCCAGTGGCGTTGTCGTCGGCCACGTTGCGCGGGATCGGCAGCAGCGGATCCAGACGCTTGACGTTGGCGGCGTCCGGCGGCAGTTGCATCGGCGCAGTCGGGTGCGCCTGCAGGTAATCGCTGCCGCGGTCGCGGAAATAGCCATCCTCGCCCCACAGCCAGCCGCACCCGCTGGTGCTGGAGATGATCAGGGCGAGCGCGGAAAGACCAGCCAGTCGCTTCATGCGGTGTACTTCCTCGATTAAACCAGTACGCCGGACTGGCGCAAGGCAGTACGGACTTTTTCGTGACAGCCTTCGCTCAGCCAGGTCAGCGGCAGGCGAATGCCCTTGTGCATCAGGCCCATTTCCACCAGCGCCCACTTCACAGGGATCGGGTTGGCTTCGCAGAACAGGTCTTTGTGCAGCGGCATGAGTTTTTCGTTGATCGCGCGGGCCTTCTCGGCATTGCCCTCAAGGGCGGCCTCGCACAGATCGGCCATTTCGCGCGGGGCGACGTTGGCAGTGACGGAAATGTTGCCCTTGCCGCCCATAAGGATCAGCTCGACGGCCGTCGGGTCGTCGCCGGACATGACGATGAAGTCGCTGTCGACGCCCTCGATGATGGCCTTGGCACGGGCCAGGTCGCCGGTGGCTTCCTTGATGCCGATGATGTTCTTGACCTTCGACAGGCGGATCACGGTCTCGGCCTGCATGTCGCAGGAGGTGCGGCCGGGCACGTTATAGAGGATCTGCGGGATGTCGACGGCTTCGGCGATGTGCTTGAAGTGCTGGTACAGGCCTTCTTGCGTCGGCTTGTTGTAGTACGGCACCACCAGCAGGCAGGCGTCGGCGCCGGCGTTCTTGGCGTTCTGCGTCAGGTGCACGGCTTCGGCGGTGGAGTTGGCGCCGGTGCCGGCGATCACCGGGATGCGGCGGGCGCTGCGCTTGACGCGCTCGACCACGTGCTTGATGACCAGGATGTGCTCTTCGACGTCAAGCGTGGCGGATTCGCCAGTGGTGCCAACCGCTACGATCGCGTGGGTGCCCTTTTCCAGGTGGAAGTCGACCAGTTTATCGAGGCTGTCCCAATCCAGACGCCCTTGTGCATCCATGGGTGTGACCAATGCCACCATACTGCCCGCGATCATGAAACTGCTCCTGCCGGAAAAAGAGAGCGGTAATGGTACTGGCGCCATCGACCTTGCACAAGCGAAGCTGGCGGGCGGAGCATTCCCCTCGGCCTCGCTTTTCGCTACCCTTGATTCTTTGATCGGCGCAGTGCGGCCCGCCGGGCCGTCGACAGTGCTCCAGGCCAGTACTTCGTCATCCCCCAAAGGGCTGCGAATGCGGGTGACAGGGAGGCTAGCTCTCGTCCTTCGCCGACCGCTCATCGCTTTAGGAATGCTGCATGTCCACCGCCCCCCGCGAACAATTCCTCGTCATCAGTGCCTTGGGCCCCAATCCCATGGAGCTTGCCAACGTCCTCAGCCGCGCGGCCTTCGAAAACCGCTGCGCGGTGGTCACCTCGCGCCTGTCGCGCCACGGCGAAACCAGCGCTCTGGTATTGCAGGTCGGTGGCAGCTGGGATGCCCTGGCCCGTCTTGAGACCACCCTGCCCGGCCTTGGCAAGAAGCACGGCCTGACCCTCGATGTGGTGCGCAGCGCCGAGCAGGAGGTTCGCCCACAGGCCCTGCCCTACGTGGCCTACGTCAGCGCCGCCTATCGCCCGGACATCATCAACGAGCTGTGCCAGTTCTTCCTCGACCACCGCGTCGAGCTCGACGGGATGACCTGCGACACCTACCTCGCCCCGCAGACTGGCAGCAGCATGCTCAACGCCCAGTTCACCGTGATCCTGCCGGCCGGCACCCAGATCAGCTGGCTGCGCGACCAGTTCCTGGATTTCGCCGACGCCCTGAACCTGGACGCCCTGATCGAACCCTGGCGCCCACAGAACCCTGTCTAAGGAGCTCCCATGGCCGTTGCCATCGACCAACCCGTTGCCGACTTCCAGGCCCAGGCCACCAGCGGCCAGACCATCAGCCTGTCCGCGCTCAAGGGCCAGCAGGTGGTGCTGTACTTCTACCCGAAGGACAGCACGCCGGGCTGCACCACCCAGGGCCAGGGTTTCCGTGACCAGCACGAAGCCTTCAAGGCTGCCAA
The Pseudomonas putida genome window above contains:
- the dapA gene encoding 4-hydroxy-tetrahydrodipicolinate synthase, producing MIAGSMVALVTPMDAQGRLDWDSLDKLVDFHLEKGTHAIVAVGTTGESATLDVEEHILVIKHVVERVKRSARRIPVIAGTGANSTAEAVHLTQNAKNAGADACLLVVPYYNKPTQEGLYQHFKHIAEAVDIPQILYNVPGRTSCDMQAETVIRLSKVKNIIGIKEATGDLARAKAIIEGVDSDFIVMSGDDPTAVELILMGGKGNISVTANVAPREMADLCEAALEGNAEKARAINEKLMPLHKDLFCEANPIPVKWALVEMGLMHKGIRLPLTWLSEGCHEKVRTALRQSGVLV
- a CDS encoding alpha/beta hydrolase, which gives rise to MQRYPLSADMQAFIERTRAFGVADPALAAQRAAYSRMAAAFTPPCPEGVQVRDLNMPGLVPLRVFQPAQAAPAGGWPALLFMHGGGWMLGGLDSHAFFCAELTARLGVAVVAVDYRLAPEHPFPAALHDSLAVWRALRDGALDVPVDPTRLVAIGDSAGGNLAAALCLALREADEPQPRMQALIYPALGDEDSVSRRECADAPLLSVDDMHACLNVYLPSTTHSPLALPLLARDLTRLAPAFIAVAEFDPLRDDGLRYAQRLRDDGVAVDDFPGHGLVHGCLRARGLPEVEALYEALFAALRNSLD
- the purC gene encoding phosphoribosylaminoimidazolesuccinocarboxamide synthase encodes the protein MEKRDELYRGKAKSVYKTDDADRLILLFRNDTSAFDGKRIEQLDRKGMVNNKFNAFIMQKLEEAGVPTQFDKLLGDNECLVKKLDMIPVECVVRNYAAGSLVKRLGVEEGIQLTPSTFELFLKNDEKGDPFINESHVVAFGWGTAEQLVEMKKLSLKVNEVLSKLFDDAGLLLVDFKLEFGVFHGQIVLGDEFSPDGCRLWDKETRKKMDKDRFRQGLGDVIEAYEEVAKRLGVPL
- the bamC gene encoding outer membrane protein assembly factor BamC: MKRLAGLSALALIISSTSGCGWLWGEDGYFRDRGSDYLQAHPTAPMQLPPDAANVKRLDPLLPIPRNVADDNATGEFEVPRPQPLSASADVSDFTLQRSGANRWVLAQRSPAEVWPVARQYFEDNGFRVAQERPQTGEFNTTWQRFDELSASLGQRLASTSSSPDSEVRVRVRMEPGVQRNTSEVYVVSVERPAGSTAEPDFPSTSTNTGVDALLVDELLASMNRSAEKGGSVSLLAARDFDAPSQVSLSEDGSGNPVLFLGSDLDRAWSGVGRALEQGEWRVEDINRSLGLYYINLSEKPEDKQNEPGFFSRLFGSAPSKEEREARAERYQVRLSKVGESVQVTVEKNINTVAPADVARRVLSAIQDRLG
- a CDS encoding glycine cleavage system protein R, with the translated sequence MSTAPREQFLVISALGPNPMELANVLSRAAFENRCAVVTSRLSRHGETSALVLQVGGSWDALARLETTLPGLGKKHGLTLDVVRSAEQEVRPQALPYVAYVSAAYRPDIINELCQFFLDHRVELDGMTCDTYLAPQTGSSMLNAQFTVILPAGTQISWLRDQFLDFADALNLDALIEPWRPQNPV
- a CDS encoding MBL fold metallo-hydrolase, translating into MRFAVLGSGSQGNGTLIASDDTFVLVDCGFSLRETERRLALLGVSPAQLSAVLVTHEHADHVHGVGLLSRRYNVPVYLSQGTLRGMRKPVEVAGFLGCGDVLDIGSLQVSAARVEHDAFEPLQYVISDGRRRFGMLTDLGSYDTYLLERYQGLDALLIEANHCRDLLARGHYPYFLKQRVGGSQGHLNNHQAANLVAELGWKHLQHLVLAHLSSKNNLPQLARQCFVDTLGCDPDWLQVANQEHGLDWREIA
- the choX gene encoding choline ABC transporter substrate-binding protein, which codes for MQRSIKAATCAALLGISAASWGAEPAACQNVRMGSVNWTDVVASSAVAEALLDSLGYKVKQTSASQQIILAGMAEKRLDVFLGYWQPTMQSVAKPFLDKQQIDVISPATLADAQSTYAVPAYAYDAGLKTFADIARFRDKLKNQLYLIEPGSGMNRITAQMIAEDKFGLKGFKGIESSEAGMLTAVKRAVQKNEWVVFAGWKPHPMNLQIDMRYLSGSDDAFGPNEGSATVSIMTAAGYQQQCGNVAKLLHNLRFTSEGVSQVMEPILDRKAPLDAARDWLKAHPEQVSAWLEGVTTFDGKPANAALVAQQ
- a CDS encoding MFS transporter: MNPPLPAKAPSKAGRVFRVTSGNFLEQFDFFLFGFYATQIAAAFFPASNEFASLMMTFAVFGAGFLMRPLGAIILGAYIDDVGRRKGLIVTLAIMASGTLLIVFVPGYASIGLWAPALVLLGRLLQGFSAGAELGGVSVYLAEMATPGRKGFYASWQSASQQVSIMVAAALGYGLNQWLSAEELSQWGWRIPFAVGCLIVPCIFLLRRNLQETEEFAKREHRPTMSQVFKTLCANASVVILGMLMVAMTTTAFYMITVYAPTFGKTVLQLDTSDALMVTLLVAVSNFLWLPIGGTLSDRLGRKPLLAAMSLLTVLTAYPALSYLAQAPSFAHMLEVLLWFSCLYGVYNGALIPALTEIMPTEVRVAGFSLAYSLATAVFGGFTPAVSTWAIHATSDKAAPAYWLMFAALCAFTATLVLYRRRPARSTAVA